Proteins found in one Thalassomonas actiniarum genomic segment:
- the prsT gene encoding XrtA/PEP-CTERM system TPR-repeat protein PrsT has translation MPELSSMAKRQLKRIHPIFLTLILGCFAASKVLAFTFQEANQAYEDALRSFAQSDLKAAVLYLKNSLKNNPSHLPSKILMAEVLIAQGDGASAEIELTYALKHGADEKRILPLLLEAQLLQKKYEQVVASNFPPGSNARLKSQITMLKGRAFVAQKKYVRAEQIFRQSLTYNGNNVLAILGRAQVALLRENLKQARTYAEQALAKDPTNTNGLLMLANIEQMQGHKEAALTKVNEIIALNRENFPALLMRAGLLIDKGQYQAALLDVTVILNQIPNEPRANYLKAITNIALGNEAESDATIKHLKTVLTGVPDEVMQENPVYYYLAGVISFGQGEYLQAQDALRKYFDINKEDTRALKLLAKTEFRLNEPFAAKSYLVKARLINPDDVETWSLLGRAYMATEAPEKAEKYFLDVIRALPRESAGRLDIARLYLSTGQVDKAIVYLQQAEELANAQTDKGNLYLLFTRAYQDNNQIDMALSSVEKVIALRGQDSFLYQLKGSLLGLNGEHEKARLAFEQALTFNAGNYQAVLHLARMEMLSGNIKQSNKRLQQYIEQNAPNTSLMLELGQNYLRLNEPANALTWFEKAYAQDRGNNQALIQLVNYYSKLNDIPQALSLVEDYLDRFNKDGEILLIAADLYLKDKQNDKALQAHQLAVKHSEEKAAALLALAKTQVLFGEDDNAVTSLEKAIVRDGRFTQAYLQLIDIYHARQDFDNAMSTIVQLEKVLPGRQLTTVLKGDTYRLNNQYARAVSAYQAALKIKPSQQATLGLYRVYQAKEQYQQAVDLLEARTSSYPDDLLSAVALADSYKALGELEKAADFYESLIKRFPNAPVLFNNAAAIYLALKHFDKAAEYAEAAYARLPDNVAIIDTKAWVETQRGNYQRALPLYRQALALDVDNMEVLYHLAYTLSKMGRSDEAITYLQDVLANGQAYAGKKEAEALLKSLQP, from the coding sequence ATGCCAGAACTTTCATCTATGGCTAAACGCCAGTTAAAAAGAATTCACCCTATATTTCTAACACTTATCCTCGGCTGCTTTGCCGCTAGCAAGGTATTGGCGTTTACTTTTCAGGAAGCGAATCAGGCTTATGAAGATGCCTTGCGCAGTTTTGCCCAATCGGATCTAAAGGCGGCAGTCCTTTATTTGAAAAATTCGTTAAAAAACAATCCCAGCCATCTGCCGTCGAAGATACTGATGGCGGAGGTGTTAATTGCCCAGGGGGACGGGGCGAGCGCAGAAATCGAATTAACGTACGCCCTTAAACACGGCGCCGATGAAAAGCGCATTTTGCCTTTACTGCTTGAAGCCCAGTTATTGCAAAAAAAATATGAGCAGGTGGTGGCCAGTAATTTCCCCCCCGGCAGTAATGCCCGGTTAAAAAGCCAAATTACCATGCTTAAGGGCCGGGCGTTTGTCGCGCAAAAAAAATATGTCAGGGCCGAGCAGATTTTTCGCCAGTCATTGACCTATAACGGCAATAATGTGCTGGCAATCTTAGGGCGGGCACAGGTTGCCTTGTTACGTGAAAACCTTAAGCAGGCGCGCACTTATGCCGAGCAGGCATTAGCAAAAGATCCCACCAATACCAATGGCCTGCTAATGCTGGCAAATATTGAACAAATGCAGGGGCACAAAGAAGCTGCGCTGACAAAAGTCAATGAAATCATTGCCCTTAACCGGGAGAATTTTCCAGCGTTATTGATGCGTGCCGGTTTGTTGATCGATAAAGGCCAGTATCAGGCGGCGCTGCTTGATGTGACTGTGATCCTCAACCAGATCCCTAACGAACCCCGGGCGAATTACCTGAAAGCCATCACCAATATTGCCTTAGGCAATGAAGCCGAATCCGATGCCACCATCAAGCACCTTAAGACGGTATTAACCGGGGTGCCGGATGAAGTGATGCAGGAAAATCCGGTTTATTATTATCTGGCCGGGGTGATAAGTTTCGGTCAGGGGGAGTATTTGCAGGCCCAGGATGCCCTGCGAAAATATTTTGATATCAATAAGGAAGATACCCGGGCATTAAAGCTGCTGGCGAAAACCGAGTTCAGGTTAAATGAACCTTTTGCCGCCAAAAGTTACCTTGTTAAAGCGCGTTTAATTAACCCGGATGATGTCGAAACCTGGAGTTTGCTCGGCCGCGCCTATATGGCAACCGAGGCGCCGGAAAAAGCCGAGAAGTATTTCCTCGATGTTATCCGGGCCTTGCCCCGGGAAAGCGCCGGGCGACTTGATATCGCCAGATTATACCTGAGCACGGGGCAAGTGGATAAGGCGATTGTTTATCTGCAGCAGGCCGAGGAACTGGCAAATGCACAAACCGACAAGGGCAATTTATATTTGTTATTCACCCGGGCCTATCAGGACAACAACCAGATAGATATGGCACTGTCCTCAGTGGAAAAGGTCATTGCCCTGCGCGGACAAGACAGCTTTTTGTATCAGTTAAAAGGCAGCTTGCTCGGCCTGAATGGCGAGCATGAGAAGGCCCGTTTAGCCTTTGAGCAGGCGTTAACTTTTAACGCTGGTAATTACCAGGCGGTGTTGCATCTTGCCCGTATGGAGATGCTCTCGGGCAATATCAAACAGTCAAATAAGCGGCTTCAGCAGTATATAGAGCAAAATGCTCCCAATACCTCGCTGATGCTGGAGCTAGGTCAAAACTATTTACGCCTTAACGAGCCGGCAAATGCCTTAACCTGGTTTGAAAAAGCGTATGCCCAGGACAGGGGTAACAACCAAGCCTTGATCCAGCTGGTTAATTACTACAGCAAGCTGAATGATATTCCACAAGCCCTGTCACTGGTGGAAGACTACCTGGACCGGTTCAATAAAGATGGTGAAATCCTGTTGATCGCCGCCGATCTTTATTTAAAAGACAAGCAAAACGATAAAGCGCTGCAGGCCCATCAGCTGGCGGTGAAACATAGTGAGGAAAAAGCCGCTGCTTTACTGGCCCTGGCGAAAACCCAGGTGTTGTTCGGCGAGGATGATAATGCCGTTACTTCATTGGAAAAAGCCATTGTCAGGGACGGGCGCTTCACCCAGGCTTATTTGCAGCTGATTGATATTTATCATGCCCGCCAGGACTTTGATAATGCCATGAGCACTATTGTCCAATTGGAAAAAGTGCTGCCGGGACGGCAGTTGACCACAGTATTAAAAGGGGATACTTATCGTCTCAATAATCAATATGCCCGGGCAGTTTCAGCCTACCAGGCTGCATTGAAAATAAAGCCGTCACAACAGGCGACCCTGGGGTTGTACCGGGTATATCAGGCAAAAGAGCAGTATCAGCAAGCGGTCGATTTATTAGAGGCAAGAACCAGCAGTTATCCGGATGACCTGCTCAGCGCTGTTGCCCTGGCGGACAGTTATAAAGCTTTGGGGGAGCTGGAAAAAGCCGCGGACTTTTATGAATCTCTGATCAAACGCTTCCCGAATGCGCCGGTACTCTTTAATAACGCCGCCGCCATTTATTTGGCATTGAAGCATTTTGATAAAGCCGCTGAATATGCCGAGGCTGCCTATGCCCGCTTGCCGGATAACGTTGCCATCATAGACACCAAAGCCTGGGTAGAAACCCAGCGGGGAAATTATCAGCGGGCCCTGCCTTTGTATCGCCAGGCGCTGGCGCTTGATGTTGATAATATGGAAGTGCTGTATCACCTGGCCTATACCTTGAGTAAGATGGGGCGCAGCGATGAAGCGATAACATACCTGCAAGATGTGCTTGCCAATGGGCAAGCCTATGCCGGTAAAAAAGAGGCGGAAGCACTTTTAAAAAGCTTGCAGCCTTAA
- the betB gene encoding betaine-aldehyde dehydrogenase: MSLPTYQNFIHGQYLANDSGETFAVTNPATGEVIYQVEVADEKIQQAAIKSAREGFAAWSAKTPMERSRMLLKAVALLRERNDELAAIEVRDTGKPWQEASVVDVLSGADSIEFFAGLVPGLEGNQQQVGDDFYYTRKEPLGICAGIGAWNYPLQIACWKSAPALACGNVMIFKPSEETPLGALKLAEIFAEAGIPDGVFNVVLGDGKVGAWLSHHEEIAKVSFTGEVGTGKKVMTAAAGNLKEVTMELGGKSPLVIFDDADVDNAVSAAMLGNFYTQGEICTNGTRVFVQKAIYPAFMEKLLKRTRENIIAGDPMMAETNFGALINKGHQQKVLDYINIGIKEGATLVCGGKALSPENSPNGYFVAPTIFTDCVDDMSICREEIFGPVMSVLCFDDEEEVIKRANNTQLGLAAGVFTRDISRAHRVIHQLQAGICWINNYGASPAEMPVGGYKQSGLGRENGLATLNQYTQLKAVYVGLTPLESPF, encoded by the coding sequence ATGTCGTTACCGACGTATCAAAATTTTATTCATGGCCAGTATCTGGCAAACGATAGCGGTGAAACCTTTGCTGTGACCAATCCCGCCACCGGGGAAGTGATCTACCAGGTGGAAGTTGCCGATGAAAAAATACAGCAGGCGGCGATTAAAAGCGCCCGTGAAGGCTTTGCGGCGTGGTCGGCAAAAACGCCGATGGAGCGCAGCCGGATGTTATTAAAAGCAGTGGCGTTATTACGTGAACGTAATGATGAGCTGGCGGCGATTGAAGTGCGTGATACCGGCAAACCCTGGCAGGAAGCGAGTGTTGTTGATGTACTCTCCGGCGCAGATTCTATAGAGTTTTTTGCCGGGTTAGTACCCGGGCTGGAAGGCAATCAGCAGCAGGTCGGCGATGATTTTTATTATACCCGTAAAGAGCCGTTAGGCATTTGTGCCGGTATCGGTGCCTGGAACTACCCGCTGCAAATTGCCTGTTGGAAATCGGCGCCGGCACTTGCCTGCGGCAATGTGATGATTTTCAAACCTTCGGAAGAAACGCCGTTAGGGGCGCTGAAACTGGCGGAAATTTTTGCCGAGGCAGGCATACCGGACGGTGTTTTTAATGTGGTGCTTGGCGATGGCAAGGTAGGCGCCTGGTTGTCCCATCATGAAGAAATAGCCAAAGTTTCTTTTACCGGCGAAGTCGGCACAGGCAAAAAAGTCATGACCGCCGCTGCCGGTAACTTAAAGGAAGTCACCATGGAATTAGGCGGTAAGTCGCCCCTGGTGATTTTTGACGATGCCGATGTCGATAATGCCGTTTCCGCGGCCATGCTGGGTAACTTTTATACCCAGGGGGAAATCTGCACCAACGGCACCCGGGTGTTTGTACAAAAAGCCATTTACCCGGCCTTTATGGAAAAATTACTCAAACGCACCCGGGAAAATATTATTGCCGGCGATCCCATGATGGCGGAAACCAACTTCGGCGCCTTGATCAATAAAGGGCATCAGCAAAAAGTACTCGATTATATCAATATCGGTATCAAGGAAGGGGCGACCCTGGTCTGTGGCGGTAAGGCGCTTAGCCCTGAAAATAGCCCGAACGGTTATTTTGTTGCCCCGACTATTTTTACCGATTGTGTTGATGACATGAGCATTTGCCGTGAAGAAATTTTTGGCCCTGTGATGTCGGTGCTGTGCTTTGACGATGAAGAGGAAGTCATTAAGCGCGCCAATAACACCCAATTAGGCTTAGCTGCAGGTGTCTTTACCCGGGATATCAGCCGCGCGCACCGGGTGATACATCAACTGCAGGCAGGGATCTGCTGGATCAATAACTATGGCGCATCGCCTGCGGAAATGCCGGTCGGTGGTTATAAACAGTCGGGATTAGGCCGGGAAAATGGCCTGGCCACCCTCAACCAATATACCCAGCTGAAAGCGGTATATGTCGGTTTAACGCCTTTAGAGAGCCCTTTTTAA
- a CDS encoding LysR family transcriptional regulator ArgP, translating into MARFDYKLLYALHTVMQEQSFEGAALKLHISQSAVSQRIKALEEYVAQPVIIRGQPIIATATGQKLLRHYRQVQQLESVLNDDLLLDESEQLVNISVAVNADSLATWFISAIVSLLQSRSIALNLLILDERRTTEKLQSGEACAAVSSHARILPGYQAFELGKVKYLLVASPAFKQRYFSDGINAVSLQFAPGVSFDAKDNMHTRFIEQHFGLSANSYPRHTVPSSEAFVELARQGAAYCLIPELQIKQELASGDLVNLLPDKAHIETLYWHSWGLAGGIYRQLADLIQTRGREMLNEKSIEV; encoded by the coding sequence TTGGCCAGGTTTGATTATAAATTGCTCTATGCTCTGCATACCGTGATGCAGGAGCAAAGTTTTGAAGGAGCTGCACTCAAGCTGCATATTTCACAATCTGCGGTATCGCAACGTATTAAAGCGCTGGAAGAATATGTTGCCCAGCCGGTGATTATCCGTGGACAGCCGATTATCGCTACCGCCACCGGGCAAAAGTTATTGCGTCATTATCGCCAGGTACAACAACTGGAAAGTGTGCTTAACGATGACTTGTTGCTGGATGAAAGCGAGCAGCTGGTGAATATTTCGGTGGCGGTGAATGCCGACAGCCTGGCGACCTGGTTTATCAGTGCGATTGTTTCCTTGCTGCAATCGCGGTCGATTGCCCTGAACTTACTGATCCTGGATGAAAGGCGGACCACGGAAAAACTGCAATCGGGAGAGGCCTGTGCCGCCGTCAGTTCGCATGCCCGAATATTGCCCGGTTATCAGGCATTTGAATTGGGCAAGGTGAAATATCTGCTGGTGGCGAGTCCGGCATTTAAGCAAAGGTATTTTTCTGACGGTATAAATGCCGTTAGTTTGCAATTTGCCCCCGGGGTCTCATTTGACGCCAAAGACAATATGCATACCCGGTTTATTGAACAGCATTTTGGTCTGAGTGCCAACAGCTATCCCCGTCATACCGTGCCTTCTTCAGAGGCGTTTGTCGAACTGGCCCGCCAGGGCGCTGCTTATTGCCTGATCCCTGAGTTGCAAATAAAACAGGAACTGGCCAGTGGCGACCTGGTTAACCTGTTACCGGATAAGGCTCATATTGAAACCCTTTATTGGCATAGCTGGGGCCTGGCCGGCGGTATTTACCGGCAACTGGCTGATTTGATCCAAACACGGGGCAGGGAAATGCTCAATGAAAAGTCCATTGAAGTCTAA
- the betA gene encoding choline dehydrogenase, producing the protein MNISKQESFDYIIVGAGSAGCVLANRLSEDSSNKVLLLETGGSDKSIFIQMPTALSIPMNTKKYAWQFETQPEPHLNNRRMHCPRGKVLGGSSSINGMVYVRGHARDFDEWQQAGATGWDYQHCLPYFKKAESWAFGGDDYRGDSGPLGVNNGNEMANPLYKAFINAGVDAGYMDTKDFNGAQQEGFGPMHMTIKDGVRHSTANAYLRPAMSRDNLTVITHALVHKILLEDKKAVGIRYERKGQFVEVNARKEVVLSAGPIGSPHILQLSGIGAKEVLEKAGIETLHDLPGVGENLQDHLEFYFQFKCKQPISLNGELDWWSKLKIGIRWILTKKGLGSTNHFESCGFIRSKAGVEWPDLQYHFLPAAMRYDGKEAFAGHGFQVHIGHNKPKSRGAVKVISSDAKAHPDIRFNYLQHEDDREGFRDCVKLTREIINQPALDEFRGEEIQPGLAVQSDEEIDEFVRNFVESAYHPSCSCKMGTDELAVVDPETRVHGIKGLRVVDSSIFPTIPNGNLNAPTIMVAERAADMILQRDLLPAANVEVVIDTSWQQQQRQGKAARAIKTQK; encoded by the coding sequence GTGAATATCAGTAAGCAAGAATCTTTCGATTATATTATTGTCGGCGCAGGCTCTGCAGGTTGTGTGCTGGCAAACCGTCTCAGTGAAGACAGCAGCAACAAGGTTTTATTGCTGGAAACCGGCGGCAGCGATAAAAGTATTTTTATCCAGATGCCCACGGCGTTATCGATCCCCATGAATACCAAAAAGTATGCCTGGCAGTTTGAAACCCAGCCCGAACCTCATTTAAATAACCGCCGTATGCATTGCCCGCGCGGCAAGGTGCTGGGGGGCTCGTCTTCCATTAACGGCATGGTGTATGTGCGCGGCCACGCCCGTGATTTTGACGAATGGCAACAGGCAGGCGCCACTGGCTGGGATTACCAGCACTGTCTGCCGTATTTCAAAAAAGCGGAAAGCTGGGCCTTCGGCGGCGATGATTATCGCGGCGACAGCGGGCCGTTGGGGGTTAATAACGGCAATGAAATGGCCAATCCCCTGTATAAGGCCTTTATCAATGCCGGTGTTGATGCCGGTTATATGGATACCAAAGATTTTAACGGCGCCCAGCAGGAAGGTTTCGGCCCCATGCATATGACCATCAAAGATGGTGTGCGTCATTCCACCGCCAATGCTTACCTGCGCCCGGCGATGTCCCGGGATAATTTAACCGTAATCACCCATGCTTTAGTGCATAAGATCTTGCTTGAAGATAAAAAAGCCGTAGGTATACGCTATGAGCGTAAAGGCCAGTTTGTTGAGGTTAACGCCAGGAAAGAGGTGGTATTGTCCGCCGGCCCTATCGGCTCACCCCATATTCTCCAGCTTTCCGGGATCGGGGCAAAAGAGGTACTGGAAAAAGCGGGCATTGAAACCTTGCATGATTTACCCGGTGTCGGTGAAAACCTGCAGGATCATTTAGAGTTCTATTTCCAGTTTAAATGTAAGCAGCCGATTTCACTCAACGGTGAGCTGGACTGGTGGAGCAAACTCAAAATCGGCATACGCTGGATCTTAACCAAAAAAGGTCTGGGTTCTACCAACCATTTCGAGTCTTGCGGTTTTATCCGCTCCAAAGCGGGTGTCGAGTGGCCGGATCTGCAATATCATTTCCTGCCGGCAGCGATGCGTTATGACGGTAAAGAAGCGTTTGCCGGTCATGGCTTCCAGGTACATATAGGTCATAACAAACCTAAAAGCCGCGGTGCGGTTAAAGTGATTTCAAGCGATGCCAAGGCACACCCGGACATTCGTTTTAATTACCTGCAACATGAAGATGACCGCGAAGGCTTTCGCGACTGCGTAAAACTCACCCGGGAAATTATCAATCAACCGGCGTTAGATGAGTTTCGCGGTGAAGAAATCCAGCCGGGCTTAGCGGTACAAAGCGATGAAGAGATCGATGAGTTTGTACGAAATTTCGTCGAAAGTGCCTATCATCCGTCATGTTCGTGTAAAATGGGCACGGATGAGCTTGCCGTGGTGGACCCAGAAACCCGGGTACACGGCATTAAGGGCTTAAGGGTCGTGGATTCGTCTATTTTCCCGACGATCCCTAACGGCAATTTAAATGCCCCGACGATCATGGTGGCAGAGCGCGCCGCCGATATGATTTTACAGCGTGATTTGCTGCCTGCGGCCAATGTTGAAGTGGTGATTGATACCAGCTGGCAACAACAGCAAAGACAGGGTAAAGCGGCCAGAGCAATCAAAACGCAAAAATAA
- the betI gene encoding transcriptional regulator BetI: MQSQRRLELINATLESVALHGLQNSTIITISKLAGMSSGIISHYFGGKQGLIEATIKHLLEQLKQALLEGTRDKNLTATERLFKIVEANFTQLQRTASVYQTWLCFWAQAMHDPALARLQHINSARLYSNLRYSFAHLLPKEQATIAAKQTAAMIDGFWLRSALSVEPTEAFSQAEHLCKCFIENLLQQHGDN, from the coding sequence ATTCAATCACAACGCAGACTCGAGCTGATAAATGCTACTTTAGAGTCCGTTGCCCTTCATGGTTTGCAGAACAGCACTATCATCACCATCAGTAAGTTAGCAGGTATGTCTTCCGGCATTATCAGCCACTATTTTGGCGGTAAGCAGGGCCTGATCGAAGCCACTATCAAACATTTGCTTGAGCAGTTAAAGCAGGCCTTACTCGAAGGCACACGCGATAAAAACTTAACCGCCACCGAGCGTTTATTTAAAATTGTCGAAGCTAATTTTACTCAATTGCAACGCACCGCATCCGTTTATCAAACCTGGCTCTGTTTTTGGGCACAGGCGATGCACGATCCGGCATTAGCCCGGCTTCAGCACATCAACAGCGCCCGTTTGTACAGTAATTTACGTTACTCTTTTGCCCATCTGCTGCCAAAAGAGCAAGCCACCATAGCCGCCAAACAGACGGCGGCGATGATCGACGGTTTTTGGCTGCGCAGCGCCTTGAGTGTGGAGCCGACGGAAGCATTCTCCCAGGCGGAGCATTTATGCAAATGTTTTATTGAAAACCTATTACAGCAGCACGGAGACAATTAA
- a CDS encoding DUF748 domain-containing protein produces MRVLAIKIAKIILLLFLTIYCLIWLLSPMISRYFIADILAPQKLVLSDNTSIRYNPFLSKLSINELSLYPAANREKALFRLDSLVVRIRLYQLLFDRIHINEFNLDGLFIDITQSENKLEVAGFTFPQTSDKPAENVEQGQEPTQDFPYTLVLPVLKLNNASLEFNLPQGQHEFAIDSLAISDVEATASRQDFSASLTSTLDQAPFALAVDASIAKQTDASHAETLIKISADIGLENFDLTRLAAFMPEEFSLHSGLLSYRTKLQLLAKKENQLQLDFKDMALDIAELHLEQAQTHATLLEKTLETKALSLQLALGDSEKPLTLLNGDAGVTLTDAKLYHQQEQAQLMAFESLTLDNILLTITDNKPEVKLDEVLLTGASFSDVTDNELPPIARVSSFAVQDIKASAVGVSINKVSLGNFDLDVSLDKDKQVENLVQLGNGQANQDVPWQGGQVGESAETSEETTASEHTASEQYFSLVLNEFALEQDSHIRFIDRSVTPAYKRDFIISTLSAGPVNNRQPEIKTAFALKGKSNEYAKFDLSGYAKPFLAEPVYAVSGGFKEISLPGISAYIKDALQYELQSGQLDLALELNLTGEEIDGHTDILLRGVELTSADDHQVDSLKDQTAIPFNVALGMLKDSDGNVELDIPLSGNISDPSFGFSGFLTLLTKQAVMSATREYLMTTFVPYANVVSITLSAGEYLLKVRFNDLLLSPGVSDFAQDNIAFLNEFSALMKDKPETQVTLCAVATAQDIGLPVGTEELTEVEIKSLNELSLKRLNHFKSYMVEQEQIDSSRLLLCSPQVDLSAEAQPRITFAT; encoded by the coding sequence ATGCGTGTGCTGGCAATAAAAATAGCAAAAATTATTCTTTTACTCTTCTTGACGATATATTGCCTGATTTGGTTGTTATCGCCGATGATCAGCCGGTATTTTATTGCCGATATACTGGCGCCGCAAAAGCTGGTGTTATCGGATAACACCAGCATACGCTACAACCCGTTTCTGTCTAAACTCAGCATCAATGAATTAAGCCTGTATCCGGCGGCGAACAGGGAGAAAGCGCTATTTCGCCTGGACAGTTTAGTCGTCCGTATTCGCCTGTATCAGCTTTTGTTTGACCGCATTCATATCAATGAATTTAACCTCGATGGCCTGTTTATCGATATCACGCAAAGTGAAAATAAGCTCGAAGTAGCCGGATTTACGTTCCCCCAGACAAGTGACAAGCCCGCTGAAAATGTTGAACAAGGGCAGGAGCCGACACAGGATTTCCCTTATACCCTTGTACTGCCTGTGCTTAAGCTGAATAACGCTTCTCTGGAATTTAATTTGCCCCAGGGACAACATGAGTTTGCCATAGACAGTTTAGCTATCTCTGATGTTGAGGCCACAGCCAGCCGGCAGGACTTTTCTGCCTCCCTTACCAGTACGCTGGATCAGGCGCCTTTTGCCCTGGCAGTTGATGCAAGCATTGCTAAGCAAACGGATGCTAGTCATGCCGAAACGCTTATCAAAATAAGCGCCGATATCGGGCTTGAAAATTTTGATTTAACCCGCCTGGCGGCATTTATGCCTGAGGAGTTTTCTCTGCATTCGGGCTTGTTGAGTTACCGGACAAAATTACAATTGCTCGCTAAGAAAGAAAACCAACTGCAACTTGATTTTAAGGACATGGCGCTGGATATTGCCGAGTTGCATCTTGAGCAGGCACAAACCCATGCTACCTTGTTGGAAAAAACGCTTGAAACGAAAGCGCTGAGCCTGCAGTTGGCATTAGGCGATAGTGAGAAGCCGTTAACCTTGCTCAACGGCGATGCCGGGGTGACATTAACGGATGCCAAGCTTTATCACCAGCAAGAGCAGGCGCAGCTGATGGCCTTTGAAAGTCTGACGCTGGATAATATTTTACTTACCATCACAGATAACAAGCCTGAGGTGAAACTTGACGAAGTCTTGCTGACCGGGGCGAGTTTTTCCGATGTTACCGACAATGAACTGCCGCCGATTGCCAGGGTCAGCTCTTTTGCCGTGCAGGACATCAAGGCTTCTGCTGTTGGCGTCAGCATCAACAAGGTGAGCTTGGGCAATTTTGATTTGGATGTTTCCCTTGATAAAGATAAGCAGGTTGAGAACCTGGTGCAGCTTGGCAACGGGCAGGCAAACCAGGATGTCCCGTGGCAGGGCGGACAAGTAGGGGAAAGTGCTGAAACAAGCGAAGAAACGACCGCGTCGGAACATACCGCGTCGGAACAATACTTTTCCCTGGTGCTCAATGAGTTTGCCCTGGAGCAGGACAGCCATATCCGTTTTATTGACCGCAGTGTCACCCCGGCCTATAAACGGGACTTTATCATCAGCACCTTAAGTGCGGGTCCGGTGAATAACCGGCAGCCGGAAATTAAAACCGCCTTTGCCTTAAAAGGCAAAAGTAATGAATATGCCAAGTTTGACTTATCCGGGTATGCCAAGCCCTTTTTAGCCGAGCCGGTTTATGCCGTCAGCGGCGGTTTTAAAGAAATCAGCTTGCCGGGCATTTCCGCCTATATAAAAGATGCCCTGCAGTATGAATTGCAAAGCGGCCAGCTGGATTTGGCGCTGGAGCTGAACTTAACCGGTGAGGAAATCGACGGCCATACCGATATCCTGTTGCGCGGGGTAGAGCTGACCTCGGCCGATGATCACCAGGTAGACAGTTTAAAGGACCAAACCGCAATTCCATTTAATGTCGCCCTGGGCATGCTTAAAGACAGTGACGGCAATGTTGAGCTGGATATCCCCTTATCCGGCAATATCAGCGATCCTTCTTTTGGTTTTTCCGGCTTTTTAACGCTATTGACCAAACAGGCGGTGATGTCGGCGACCAGAGAGTATCTGATGACCACTTTTGTGCCTTATGCCAACGTGGTGTCCATAACCCTGTCTGCCGGGGAATATCTGTTAAAAGTCCGCTTTAACGACTTGCTGTTATCCCCCGGGGTAAGCGACTTTGCCCAGGATAATATCGCCTTTTTAAATGAATTCTCCGCTTTGATGAAAGACAAGCCGGAAACCCAGGTCACCCTGTGCGCCGTCGCGACCGCGCAGGATATCGGCTTGCCGGTCGGCACCGAAGAACTCACCGAAGTTGAGATCAAATCGTTAAATGAACTGTCATTAAAACGCCTGAACCACTTTAAAAGCTATATGGTAGAGCAGGAGCAAATCGACTCCAGCCGCTTATTGTTGTGCAGCCCGCAAGTGGATTTATCGGCAGAAGCCCAGCCGAGGATCACCTTTGCCACCTGA
- a CDS encoding LysE/ArgO family amino acid transporter: MTILPFIQGLGLGASMIIPIGAQNSFIINQGIKRNHHLVAATICILCDISLFMLGVFGGSELIGANDFLFTLISWGGILFLLGYGALSLKAAIQASTTTNQGGGDNQSIKGVILTTLAVTLLNPHVYLDTVVILGSVGSQFSPAEKPWYLLGLMLASILWFYGLSVFAARFSPVLGRKKVKQGIDIAIALIMWLIAWSLFSNWLASA; the protein is encoded by the coding sequence ATGACGATATTACCTTTTATCCAGGGGCTTGGCCTGGGCGCCAGCATGATAATCCCCATTGGCGCACAAAATTCTTTTATTATCAACCAGGGTATCAAACGTAACCATCACCTGGTCGCCGCCACCATCTGCATACTCTGTGATATCAGTTTATTTATGCTCGGTGTCTTTGGCGGCTCAGAGCTGATAGGCGCGAATGATTTTTTATTTACCCTGATCAGCTGGGGCGGCATCTTGTTTTTACTCGGCTATGGGGCTTTATCGTTAAAAGCCGCCATCCAGGCCAGTACAACAACAAATCAGGGGGGCGGAGATAATCAGTCCATTAAAGGGGTGATCCTGACCACTCTCGCTGTAACCTTGCTCAATCCCCATGTTTATCTGGATACCGTGGTGATTTTAGGCAGTGTCGGCAGCCAGTTCTCCCCGGCCGAAAAACCCTGGTATTTATTGGGGCTGATGTTAGCCTCTATCCTCTGGTTTTATGGCTTATCTGTTTTTGCCGCCAGGTTTTCCCCGGTATTGGGCAGGAAAAAAGTCAAACAGGGCATAGATATCGCCATTGCCCTGATTATGTGGCTTATTGCCTGGTCACTGTTTAGCAACTGGCTGGCCTCTGCCTAG